A window from Tenacibaculum singaporense encodes these proteins:
- a CDS encoding TetR/AcrR family transcriptional regulator, giving the protein MNNTKTKIIDAAIKAFSKDPNASMEEIAESINLSRRTLHRYFNGKSELIEEIIDYASSLCLQKTKESIQSSNDPIHQLKSMFLSDIESGHQFRFLYNYRNGFQGMEKESKDFAEMMLLFRDLLEAIQSNHFFYSRLTMDWIESLYFSTIDAAINLIVADYSKKELVSEMALTSYLNAVIRQSKLG; this is encoded by the coding sequence ATGAATAATACTAAGACTAAAATTATAGATGCAGCAATTAAGGCGTTTAGTAAAGACCCAAACGCTTCAATGGAAGAAATTGCTGAATCAATTAATTTAAGTAGAAGAACGCTTCATAGATATTTTAACGGGAAATCAGAACTTATTGAAGAAATAATTGACTATGCAAGTAGTCTCTGTTTACAGAAAACTAAAGAATCAATTCAATCTTCTAACGACCCTATCCATCAACTCAAATCAATGTTTTTGAGCGATATTGAAAGCGGACATCAATTCCGTTTCTTGTATAACTATAGAAACGGTTTTCAAGGAATGGAAAAAGAATCTAAAGATTTTGCGGAGATGATGCTCTTATTTAGAGATTTATTAGAAGCGATTCAAAGCAATCATTTTTTTTATTCTCGGCTTACAATGGACTGGATAGAAAGCCTTTACTTTTCAACCATAGATGCTGCAATAAACCTCATTGTAGCGGATTACTCAAAAAAAGAATTGGTATCTGAAATGGCATTAACATCTTATTTGAATGCTGTTATAAGACAATCTAAACTAGGATGA
- a CDS encoding histidine kinase, with amino-acid sequence MNLRPWYSLLLICLLFLANSCAQKPVFKKHKTVFKVGDQQEWATKNWNDQDWKTQKPLMEDDRVFWFRTPIDILKTPESLHPYGIQLHVYGEYEVFWDGVLIGKNGNPGQEVVFGPEGNLWTTHSIPTYLTQQGEHLLAIRASLHYFRDHAGIWEMNIDYYDNILTDRLVETSYMHIFAGAFLIASIYFLFLFLGDKKEYTTLIFSISCFLFFALILAEFMKTYVPIHYSMHVTRLRVISILMLSISFLIPFYFSMQFPFPKRKLLLIIYSVILLSFFLSRYVYELTANNMIFSMWLFSLGIVTFGVYKKMKGARLVMLTFLLSLPIAFIAPFNKSLFAGFSLILLGMFYLLSLRIKEQRLAYENSLVQSTRLRLELLKRNIQPHFLMNTLTSLIDWVEEAPDKGVLFIEALAKEFDLFNQIENKTLIPINQEIALCRSLLEIMEYRKEINYSWEEEGIDVEQKIPPGILHTLLENGITHSLPLEDNSIQFKLIFELNNDYKCYRFLTFAAPVRQKANTKKEGTGIKYVKARLTESYQEQWEFTSEPVKHGWKSTIKIYST; translated from the coding sequence ATGAACTTAAGACCTTGGTATAGTTTACTTTTAATATGCTTGTTGTTTTTAGCGAACTCTTGCGCTCAAAAGCCTGTTTTCAAAAAACATAAAACAGTATTTAAAGTAGGAGATCAACAAGAATGGGCTACAAAAAATTGGAATGATCAGGATTGGAAGACACAAAAACCTTTGATGGAAGATGATCGGGTTTTCTGGTTTAGAACCCCTATTGATATTTTAAAAACTCCAGAATCATTACATCCTTATGGTATTCAGTTGCATGTTTATGGAGAATACGAAGTTTTTTGGGATGGAGTTTTGATTGGAAAAAATGGGAATCCAGGACAAGAAGTTGTTTTTGGCCCCGAAGGAAATCTGTGGACTACTCATAGCATACCGACGTATCTGACACAACAAGGAGAGCACTTGTTAGCTATTCGTGCAAGCCTTCATTATTTTAGAGATCATGCAGGTATATGGGAAATGAATATTGATTATTATGATAATATTTTAACTGACCGACTCGTAGAAACTTCTTATATGCACATTTTTGCAGGAGCATTTCTTATAGCATCGATATATTTTTTATTTCTCTTTTTAGGTGATAAAAAGGAATATACAACACTAATATTCAGTATTAGTTGTTTTCTTTTTTTTGCTTTAATACTAGCAGAATTTATGAAAACCTATGTACCTATCCATTACAGTATGCATGTTACGAGATTACGGGTTATAAGTATTCTTATGCTTAGTATTTCTTTTTTAATTCCGTTCTATTTTTCTATGCAGTTTCCATTCCCAAAACGAAAACTACTACTGATTATTTATAGTGTTATTCTATTATCTTTTTTCCTATCCAGATATGTCTATGAATTAACGGCTAATAATATGATTTTTAGTATGTGGCTGTTTTCGTTAGGGATAGTGACGTTTGGGGTTTATAAAAAGATGAAGGGTGCGCGCCTGGTAATGTTAACCTTTCTTTTATCATTGCCCATAGCCTTTATCGCTCCTTTTAACAAAAGTCTTTTTGCAGGTTTCAGTCTTATCCTTCTTGGAATGTTTTATTTACTTTCTCTCAGAATCAAAGAACAACGATTAGCTTATGAAAATTCTCTGGTGCAATCTACTCGTTTACGCTTGGAATTGCTCAAAAGGAACATTCAACCTCATTTTCTTATGAATACGCTAACCTCATTGATAGATTGGGTGGAAGAAGCTCCTGATAAAGGTGTTTTATTTATAGAAGCATTGGCTAAAGAATTTGATCTTTTTAATCAGATAGAAAATAAAACACTAATACCTATTAATCAAGAGATTGCACTTTGTCGTTCACTTCTTGAAATTATGGAATACCGAAAAGAGATTAACTATTCTTGGGAAGAAGAAGGCATCGATGTTGAGCAAAAAATACCGCCTGGGATTCTTCATACGCTATTGGAGAACGGAATTACACACAGTTTGCCTCTAGAAGATAACAGTATTCAGTTTAAACTCATTTTTGAATTGAACAATGATTATAAATGCTATAGATTTTTAACCTTTGCTGCTCCAGTGAGACAAAAAGCGAATACTAAAAAAGAAGGTACTGGGATAAAATATGTAAAAGCTCGACTTACAGAGAGCTATCAAGAGCAATGGGAATTTACTTCAGAACCCGTAAAACATGGTTGGAAAAGTACTATAAAAATATACTCCACATAA
- a CDS encoding TolB family protein yields the protein MKIQNFKLVKTVTFLVLILGSIVYCQENKSSSYTIAYGSKESGDMEIYLTDSEGKEKFKLTNRKGRDGYVAWSPDGKKVAMYAYHDDGNTWSIHTINIDGTNRQRLTRVKDKWDSSPAWSSNGKKIAFAREYANEKGAWQEEIWLMNSDGSKQTQIKYLEGGGAVFTQDGKLLYHSKKKSYEICIADLDGSNIVWLTNNDAKELHPDISPNGKQVAFMSDRDGNFEIYVMNIDGSNQKRLTNNNHEDWNPSWSSDGSKIIFQSSEADGKHVNIMNNDGSSVRRFIPNATGATWLKKYK from the coding sequence ATGAAAATTCAAAATTTTAAATTAGTAAAGACTGTAACTTTTTTGGTTTTAATATTAGGTAGTATTGTTTACTGTCAAGAAAACAAATCATCATCATATACAATTGCTTATGGGTCAAAAGAGTCAGGTGATATGGAAATATATTTAACTGACTCTGAAGGAAAAGAAAAGTTTAAACTTACAAATCGTAAAGGTAGAGATGGTTATGTAGCGTGGTCTCCAGATGGGAAAAAAGTAGCGATGTATGCTTATCATGATGACGGAAATACATGGTCTATCCATACCATAAATATTGATGGTACAAATAGGCAGCGGTTAACACGCGTAAAAGACAAATGGGATAGTTCACCTGCATGGTCTTCTAATGGCAAAAAAATTGCCTTTGCAAGAGAATATGCTAATGAAAAAGGTGCTTGGCAAGAAGAAATTTGGTTAATGAATTCTGATGGAAGCAAACAAACTCAAATAAAGTATTTAGAAGGTGGAGGAGCTGTTTTTACTCAAGATGGTAAACTGCTCTATCACTCAAAAAAGAAATCGTATGAAATATGTATAGCAGATCTTGATGGTAGCAATATAGTTTGGTTAACCAACAATGATGCAAAGGAATTGCATCCTGATATTTCACCTAATGGCAAACAAGTAGCTTTTATGTCAGATAGAGATGGAAATTTTGAAATTTATGTGATGAATATTGATGGTTCAAATCAGAAACGATTAACAAATAATAACCACGAAGATTGGAATCCTTCTTGGTCCTCAGATGGAAGTAAAATAATTTTTCAATCAAGCGAAGCTGATGGAAAGCATGTCAATATTATGAATAATGATGGCTCTTCAGTAAGAAGATTTATACCCAATGCCACAGGTGCTACATGGTTAAAAAAATACAAATAA
- a CDS encoding KAP family P-loop NTPase fold protein: MSKYYKITFLFTGLLILFYKPIKKLYDDTIINPVLSKIEPNLVIDLIFAIALLFIVRKVYLNFVNRSYVSGHQWLFSSIAISFYVFIRFYQNYNFFGFTFFDSLKYLDILSFYFLISPLSSILSVFYKKKKTTENNDHLFDDSPIDSENEDALDRNYKAKRIADEIFQSKTNEAIGFGITGEWGSGKTSFLNLLKKEIETKNSENDFIVIDFNPWRNLGVEPIIQDFFDTIQQSLRPYSEDVYREIKEYSNSLLNISKSNIADSLKEILGLGFAFKKNISSDFNSLNSLLKSIDKRVIIFIDDFDRLQANEIFEILKLIRNTAGFDNFVYVVAFDKVYLNESLEHLNIPNPQSFSEKIFLKEEHLIPVTQSQIKEFIKSTLISKVEDKKEEIESYFGDNSLIFRTEHNDIPLNHLRDAKRFLNSFVNDYLQIKDEVIFEDFFLLKLLKFKFYDIYILLFLHKDKFLNNRGQYYGNGGSRYHLKNRYENDNNSNFGIRFKEYKNSILGKFMLDQLNYNEEDVLKVGKIMNKLFEINDYQRRSHLSIVFEKNYHKYFKDNLKTEDLSEVEFNNALSSDFETIKSKLDEWKKKKVLDLVKYRFYELNIDEINSKDDYEKIVKAIFYFANIEVNSSYYGFHFLGYDKTTLQNFISNRDNKITDKFYDGNIQEFKDFILSILNNSSSPYLFESDFLNHVIDDNFNEEHFILSENEIKDVLTKYLRDYLNTSNELSNKVWALFHNCKTIKTELNEQHQRVRTFNYFDDVQELLIEFMKKDLDNFLLNFIEAMPFRGSSQGDNLVGVSHGIKNNIFGSFEVFENWLNDLNEDDLAKPTLFKEEFLEFFTKCKEAEFNKVDFDFKFQPAIDKLKSLEH, from the coding sequence ATGAGCAAGTATTACAAAATCACTTTTCTTTTTACTGGACTATTAATACTGTTTTATAAGCCTATAAAGAAGCTATATGATGATACAATAATTAATCCTGTCTTAAGTAAGATAGAACCTAATTTAGTTATAGATTTAATCTTTGCAATTGCTTTATTATTTATTGTTAGAAAAGTATACCTAAACTTTGTAAATAGAAGCTATGTTTCTGGACACCAATGGCTATTTAGTTCAATAGCTATTAGCTTTTATGTTTTCATAAGATTTTATCAGAATTATAATTTTTTCGGATTTACTTTTTTTGACTCTTTAAAATACCTCGATATTTTATCATTCTATTTTTTGATTTCCCCATTAAGTTCAATTTTATCTGTTTTTTATAAAAAGAAAAAAACAACAGAAAACAATGACCATCTTTTTGATGATTCTCCAATAGATTCAGAAAATGAAGATGCACTTGATAGAAATTATAAAGCTAAACGTATAGCAGATGAAATTTTTCAATCAAAAACAAACGAAGCTATTGGATTTGGGATAACAGGCGAATGGGGAAGTGGAAAAACCTCTTTTCTAAATTTACTAAAAAAGGAAATCGAAACTAAAAATTCGGAAAACGATTTTATTGTTATTGATTTTAATCCATGGCGTAATTTAGGTGTTGAACCAATTATCCAAGATTTTTTTGATACTATCCAACAATCTTTGAGACCGTATAGTGAAGATGTATATCGTGAAATTAAAGAATATTCAAATTCATTATTGAATATTAGTAAATCAAATATTGCTGATAGCTTAAAAGAGATTTTAGGGTTAGGGTTTGCTTTTAAAAAAAACATCTCTTCCGACTTTAATTCTTTAAACTCTCTTTTAAAAAGTATTGATAAGAGAGTAATAATTTTCATAGATGATTTTGATAGACTACAGGCTAATGAAATTTTTGAAATTTTGAAACTTATTAGAAATACTGCTGGCTTTGACAATTTTGTTTATGTTGTTGCCTTTGACAAAGTATATCTTAATGAGTCTTTAGAACATTTAAATATCCCAAACCCTCAAAGTTTTTCAGAGAAAATATTCTTAAAAGAAGAACATTTAATACCTGTTACTCAATCTCAAATTAAAGAGTTTATTAAGTCAACATTAATTTCAAAAGTAGAAGACAAAAAAGAAGAAATTGAGTCTTATTTTGGTGATAATTCTTTGATTTTTAGAACAGAACATAATGATATCCCTCTGAATCATTTGCGAGATGCTAAAAGGTTTTTGAATTCTTTTGTTAATGATTATTTACAAATAAAGGATGAAGTTATATTCGAAGATTTCTTTTTGCTTAAGTTATTAAAATTTAAGTTCTATGATATTTATATCTTATTGTTTTTGCATAAAGACAAATTTTTAAATAATAGAGGACAATATTATGGCAATGGTGGCTCTCGATATCATTTAAAAAATAGATATGAAAACGATAATAATTCAAATTTTGGAATAAGATTCAAAGAATATAAGAATTCCATACTTGGTAAATTTATGCTTGACCAGCTAAACTATAATGAGGAAGATGTTTTAAAGGTCGGAAAAATAATGAATAAATTGTTTGAAATAAATGATTATCAAAGGAGAAGCCATCTATCAATAGTTTTCGAAAAAAATTATCATAAATATTTTAAAGATAATTTGAAAACGGAAGATTTATCAGAAGTTGAATTTAATAATGCTTTAAGTTCTGATTTTGAAACTATAAAAAGCAAATTGGACGAATGGAAAAAGAAGAAAGTCCTTGATTTAGTAAAGTATCGTTTTTATGAATTAAATATTGATGAGATAAACTCAAAAGACGATTATGAGAAAATTGTAAAAGCCATATTTTATTTTGCTAACATAGAAGTTAACAGCTCTTACTATGGATTTCATTTTTTAGGTTATGATAAGACTACTTTACAAAATTTTATTTCTAACAGAGATAATAAAATAACCGACAAATTTTATGATGGTAATATCCAAGAGTTTAAAGATTTCATTTTATCCATTTTAAATAATTCTTCGTCTCCATATTTGTTTGAATCAGATTTTCTAAATCATGTTATTGATGACAACTTTAATGAAGAACATTTTATTCTATCAGAAAACGAAATAAAAGATGTTCTAACCAAATATTTAAGAGATTATTTAAACACCTCAAATGAGTTGTCGAATAAAGTTTGGGCTCTATTTCACAATTGTAAAACAATTAAAACAGAATTAAATGAGCAACATCAAAGAGTAAGAACTTTTAATTATTTTGATGATGTACAAGAATTGCTAATTGAATTCATGAAAAAAGATTTAGATAATTTCTTGTTGAATTTTATTGAAGCTATGCCATTTAGAGGAAGTAGTCAAGGAGATAATTTAGTTGGTGTTTCTCATGGAATTAAAAACAATATTTTCGGAAGTTTTGAAGTCTTTGAGAATTGGTTAAATGATTTAAATGAAGATGATTTAGCTAAACCAACTTTATTTAAGGAGGAGTTTTTAGAATTTTTCACAAAGTGTAAGGAAGCAGAATTCAATAAGGTTGATTTTGATTTCAAATTTCAACCTGCAATCGATAAGTTAAAGTCACTTGAACATTAG
- a CDS encoding NAD(P)/FAD-dependent oxidoreductase, which produces MVYEIIIIGGGPAGMSAALVLGRSRIKTLLLNTENPRNLVTIHSHGFLTQDGKHPSEIFKVAKEQLNKYPSVTYQKEKAIDVKRDNNGFTVKTENNTFKAKRVVIATGHKDNIGSIGIEGLIEVYGKSVYPCPFCDGFEMADKKLAVFGDAVMAPMFSKTISHWSNDVIVFTNGEKVEDKELLSNLTKKGIQIVDKKIKKLISIKGQLTGVELIDDTIIEREGGFLPDTKSTENTDFAKKMNILTETGHFGMEFYKVDENKETEIKGFYIIGDARTGWSGVASSVAEGSEVAAAITHQIIEENWKL; this is translated from the coding sequence ATGGTATATGAAATTATAATAATTGGCGGAGGTCCAGCAGGTATGAGTGCTGCTTTAGTTCTAGGCCGTAGCAGAATAAAAACACTGCTTTTGAACACCGAAAACCCAAGAAATTTGGTAACAATACATTCACATGGATTTTTAACCCAAGATGGAAAACATCCTAGCGAAATATTTAAAGTAGCTAAAGAACAACTAAACAAATACCCAAGTGTAACCTATCAAAAGGAAAAAGCAATTGATGTAAAACGTGATAACAATGGTTTTACAGTCAAGACCGAAAACAATACTTTTAAAGCAAAACGAGTTGTAATTGCAACAGGACATAAGGATAATATAGGTTCCATTGGAATTGAAGGGTTAATAGAAGTTTACGGAAAATCCGTTTACCCTTGTCCATTTTGTGATGGCTTTGAAATGGCAGATAAAAAATTAGCTGTATTTGGAGATGCTGTTATGGCTCCTATGTTTTCTAAAACAATTTCTCATTGGTCTAATGATGTTATTGTTTTTACAAATGGTGAAAAAGTCGAAGACAAAGAGTTGTTATCTAACCTTACTAAAAAAGGGATACAAATAGTTGATAAAAAAATAAAAAAATTGATATCAATTAAAGGACAGCTTACAGGTGTAGAACTTATTGATGATACTATAATTGAAAGAGAAGGTGGTTTTTTACCTGATACCAAATCTACAGAGAATACTGACTTCGCTAAAAAAATGAATATTTTAACTGAAACCGGACATTTTGGAATGGAGTTTTATAAAGTTGATGAGAATAAAGAAACAGAAATTAAAGGATTTTATATTATTGGTGATGCCAGAACAGGTTGGAGCGGTGTTGCTTCTTCGGTTGCTGAAGGTAGCGAAGTAGCAGCTGCTATCACACATCAAATAATAGAAGAAAACTGGAAATTATAA
- a CDS encoding SPOR domain-containing protein: MPFIEEEKFKLMQEDLDNAKLKREEAESELSSTQEELVALKKSSKTLPIFLGLLLGLALGAAYYFYANGGSSAINNIDIEAVKKKEAYRVLDSISRAQARAARNADESENNVSSNSNINTEAVADEIAENTSGQTIYSVQIGVLSENKYPLLSSEVIPSTVTTDDGYFKYSLGLYTTLDEAKDLQKELIKIGFSDAFVASYINGKRQKIHN, from the coding sequence ATGCCTTTTATAGAAGAAGAGAAGTTTAAGTTAATGCAAGAAGACTTAGACAATGCTAAATTAAAAAGAGAAGAAGCAGAAAGCGAATTAAGTAGCACACAAGAAGAATTAGTTGCACTAAAAAAGAGCTCAAAAACCCTGCCTATTTTTTTAGGGCTTCTATTAGGCCTTGCTTTAGGAGCTGCCTATTATTTTTATGCAAATGGAGGTAGTAGTGCTATTAATAATATAGATATAGAAGCTGTAAAAAAGAAAGAGGCTTACAGAGTGTTAGATAGTATAAGTAGAGCTCAAGCAAGAGCTGCTAGAAATGCTGATGAGTCTGAAAATAATGTTTCATCCAATTCTAACATAAATACTGAAGCAGTAGCTGATGAAATAGCAGAAAACACAAGTGGACAAACAATTTATTCTGTACAAATCGGAGTACTTTCAGAAAACAAATATCCATTATTATCTTCAGAAGTTATTCCTTCTACAGTCACTACTGATGATGGTTACTTTAAATACTCTTTAGGTTTGTATACTACTTTAGATGAAGCTAAAGATTTACAAAAAGAATTAATAAAAATTGGATTTAGTGATGCTTTCGTAGCTTCATACATAAATGGAAAACGCCAAAAAATACATAATTAA
- a CDS encoding TolB family protein, whose translation MNKTKLSVLAIIMSLNTVFAKEKLEITSSHQTIEGLYFGQKPPGSVPEIFAPGIISIDSLIEGSITFNKEMNELFFQRRKREGSHNIYTMKLIKGKWSRPQLAFFSTNKKYLDLHPRFSPNGDRLYFGSTRPLNDSVKSSGLHQWYIEKNENGWGSPILLLEKLFDNEWIMCVNSTEQGNLYFNSKEKEEKLEDEGIYYSVNQGGEYSKLKKMSNNINTPGKWIAHPYIAPDESYIIYDAERTSKYENGDLYISFNHNGIWTKSYSLGSKINTEKSETGATVSPDGKYLFFSRGEIKTREDGSTYWLTDTYWVDFIQLKKEIMEESLVNN comes from the coding sequence ATGAATAAAACGAAACTCTCAGTACTGGCAATTATTATGTCGCTAAATACGGTCTTTGCTAAAGAAAAACTTGAAATTACTTCAAGCCATCAAACCATTGAGGGATTATATTTTGGTCAAAAGCCACCAGGCTCAGTTCCAGAAATTTTTGCTCCAGGAATTATTTCAATAGATAGCCTTATAGAAGGTTCAATTACTTTTAATAAGGAAATGAACGAATTATTCTTCCAACGTAGAAAACGGGAGGGAAGTCACAATATTTATACAATGAAATTAATCAAAGGTAAATGGTCTAGACCTCAATTAGCATTTTTCTCTACTAATAAGAAATATTTAGACCTGCACCCTCGATTTAGCCCGAATGGAGATCGACTTTATTTTGGAAGTACAAGACCGCTTAATGATTCAGTAAAATCATCAGGACTACATCAATGGTATATTGAAAAAAATGAAAATGGATGGGGAAGTCCAATTCTTTTATTAGAAAAACTCTTTGATAACGAATGGATTATGTGTGTGAATTCCACAGAACAAGGTAATTTATATTTTAATTCTAAGGAGAAAGAAGAAAAACTAGAGGATGAGGGAATTTATTATTCAGTCAATCAAGGAGGTGAGTATTCTAAATTAAAAAAAATGAGTAATAATATAAATACTCCAGGTAAATGGATAGCCCACCCTTACATAGCTCCAGACGAAAGTTATATTATTTATGATGCTGAAAGAACATCTAAATATGAAAATGGTGATTTATACATTAGTTTCAATCACAATGGTATTTGGACAAAGTCTTATAGTTTAGGTTCAAAAATAAATACGGAAAAGAGTGAAACAGGAGCAACTGTTTCTCCTGATGGAAAATATTTGTTTTTTTCTAGAGGAGAAATAAAAACGAGGGAAGATGGAAGTACTTATTGGTTAACAGATACTTATTGGGTAGATTTTATTCAACTAAAAAAAGAAATTATGGAAGAAAGTTTAGTTAATAACTAA
- a CDS encoding adenylosuccinate synthetase, producing the protein MLTIYKLFMQLPIGTQNPDDNKPMDFSDPIEVIVFIVLPVFIIIMYILWKKKKN; encoded by the coding sequence ATGCTTACTATTTATAAATTATTTATGCAATTGCCTATAGGGACACAAAACCCTGATGACAATAAACCTATGGATTTTTCAGACCCCATTGAAGTAATTGTATTTATTGTTTTACCAGTTTTCATTATTATAATGTACATTTTGTGGAAAAAGAAAAAAAATTAA
- a CDS encoding DUF5050 domain-containing protein, with the protein MNKLYFIKILVFILFFNACNIKNKTSKDTNLQTIESPYLGQKPPGLIPKPFAPGIVTTDGWEVSGVFTPDLKEFYFIREGEKEGQQEIVVIQYENNQWKDSVISSRVGTPFISPDGKTMHLSKRYKERTKDGKWSEIKKLDYPFKDLPIMRLTASAKGTYFFDEFKSDFTGDIRYSRFVNGKYEEPKLLNSKINSGKSFHPFIAPDESYLIFDGKRDGGYGNSDIYICFKQQDGSWGEPINMGDKINTDAWEALACVTPDGKYFFFNRSMGSKDKDYENVDIFWVSTKVIENLKPKIDLTSYEIAYSSKDLDNRDIFLTNIESKSKIKIINHVGADGYPAWSPDGKRIAFYAKYDGNKTWSIHTMNSDGSNRQRLTHAENKWDSSPTWSPDGSKIVFSREYKEKEGNWQTEIWIMNSDGSQLNQIESLRGGGPHFTSDGRLLFHSEFENKKSEISIVDIDGGNITQLTSNETEDWHPEISPDGSKIVFMSNRDGNYEIYVMNIDGSNQKRLTFNNVDDWNPSWSPDGSKIIFSSSNKDNFFDIYMMNKDSSSVRKIIDNGSQASWAKVHH; encoded by the coding sequence ATGAATAAATTATATTTTATTAAGATATTAGTATTTATACTATTTTTTAATGCTTGTAATATTAAAAATAAAACTTCAAAAGATACTAACTTACAAACGATAGAAAGTCCTTATCTAGGCCAAAAACCACCTGGTTTAATACCTAAACCTTTTGCTCCTGGTATTGTCACTACAGACGGATGGGAAGTTAGCGGTGTTTTTACACCAGACTTAAAAGAATTCTATTTTATTAGAGAAGGAGAGAAGGAGGGGCAGCAAGAAATTGTTGTGATTCAATATGAAAATAACCAATGGAAAGATTCAGTTATATCGTCTAGGGTTGGTACACCTTTTATTTCTCCCGATGGTAAAACGATGCATTTAAGCAAACGTTATAAAGAACGCACTAAAGATGGCAAATGGTCAGAAATAAAAAAGCTCGATTATCCTTTTAAAGACTTACCAATTATGCGTCTTACTGCCTCAGCTAAAGGTACTTATTTTTTTGATGAGTTCAAATCAGACTTTACAGGTGATATTCGATATTCACGGTTCGTGAATGGAAAGTATGAAGAACCAAAATTACTTAACAGCAAAATCAATAGTGGGAAAAGTTTTCATCCCTTTATCGCACCAGACGAATCGTATCTTATTTTTGATGGTAAAAGAGATGGAGGTTATGGCAATTCTGATATTTATATATGCTTTAAACAACAAGACGGTTCATGGGGTGAACCTATTAATATGGGGGATAAGATTAATACAGATGCTTGGGAAGCCCTTGCTTGTGTAACACCGGATGGTAAATATTTTTTTTTTAATAGAAGTATGGGATCAAAAGACAAAGACTATGAAAATGTAGATATATTTTGGGTTAGTACAAAAGTTATTGAGAATCTTAAACCGAAAATTGACTTAACTTCATATGAGATAGCTTATTCATCAAAAGATTTAGATAACAGAGACATTTTTTTAACTAATATTGAAAGTAAATCAAAAATCAAAATAATAAATCATGTTGGAGCAGATGGATACCCAGCCTGGTCACCTGATGGGAAACGCATTGCTTTTTATGCTAAATATGACGGGAATAAAACATGGTCTATTCATACAATGAATAGTGATGGTTCGAATAGACAGCGATTAACTCATGCAGAAAATAAATGGGACAGTTCACCTACTTGGTCACCTGATGGAAGTAAGATAGTATTTTCAAGAGAATATAAAGAAAAGGAAGGTAATTGGCAAACAGAAATTTGGATTATGAATTCAGACGGTAGCCAATTAAATCAAATAGAATCATTAAGAGGGGGAGGTCCTCATTTTACATCAGATGGTAGACTCCTTTTTCATTCAGAATTTGAGAATAAAAAAAGTGAGATAAGTATAGTAGATATCGATGGAGGGAATATTACACAGTTGACATCAAATGAAACTGAAGACTGGCATCCAGAGATCTCACCAGATGGAAGTAAAATTGTTTTTATGTCTAATAGAGATGGAAATTATGAAATCTATGTGATGAACATAGATGGTTCCAATCAAAAACGATTGACATTTAATAACGTAGATGATTGGAACCCATCTTGGTCACCTGATGGCTCAAAAATAATTTTTTCATCAAGCAACAAGGATAACTTTTTTGATATTTATATGATGAATAAAGACAGTTCTTCAGTAAGGAAAATTATAGACAATGGGTCACAAGCTTCATGGGCGAAAGTTCATCATTAA